One genomic region from Dermacentor variabilis isolate Ectoservices chromosome 6, ASM5094787v1, whole genome shotgun sequence encodes:
- the LOC142585161 gene encoding uncharacterized protein LOC142585161, producing MNLPHFRRKRVLAYLVVAGILLLTLNYILKSEEANGCGRTPDTGPCLLSLFPKVLDSLTAQGVSSYLCYYALWGALKDQQPLPWTNKVELCLRNEELSDLDEGQLLKSFRRFGVNAYYDSANGLYRATLRDGSSACEVYLYVFEEDKIVHRVRRVGWKNRLLPPDSCDTLHCFPVSLLTPPLKETAFLGTTVNIPHDGIEVLKYMFPDSWWKGEVPPKCD from the coding sequence ATGAATCTGCCACACTTTCGTCGAAAGAGAGTCCTTGCATACCTGGTTGTTGCAGGCATTCTGCTGCTCACTCTGAACTACATCCTCAAGTCAGAAGAAGCCAATGGTTGTGGCCGGACACCTGACACGGGGCCATGCCTCCTGTCACTTTTTCCCAAGGTGTTAGACTCACTCACGGCCCAAGGGGTGTCGAGCTACCTGTGCTATTATGCCCTGTGGGGTGCACTGAAGGACCAGCAGCCATTGCCCTGGACCAACAAAGTTGAGCTTTGTCTCCGCAACGAAGAGCTCTCTGACCTGGATGAAGGCCAACTGCTGAAGTCGTTTCGTCGATTCGGCGTAAACGCCTATTACGACTCGGCAAATGGGCTGTACAGGGCAACACTCAGAGATGGAAGCAGCGCCTGTGAGGTGTACCTCTACGTCTTTGAAGAAGACAAGATCGTTCACCGAGTGCGTAGGGTAGGCTGGAAAAACAGACTGCTGCCGCCTGATTCGTGCGACACATTACATTGCTTTCCAGTGTCTCTGCTGACACCTCCACTTAAGGAGACAGCATTCCTGGGAACCACGGTGAATATCCCACACGATGGTATCGAAGTGCTCAAGTACATGTTCCCCGACTCTTGGTGGAAAGGCGAGGTGCCCCCAAAATGTGACTAG